The Pyxidicoccus sp. MSG2 DNA segment TGAGGTATTGGTTCACCACCTTGCGGCAGCCCTCATGGACGATGCGGGCCGCGGCCCCCACCTCGGCGTCCGAGAAGGCGGCCACGTTCTCCTGGAGGAAGTCCACGAAGCGGCCCTCTCGCTGGAGCATGCCCAGCAGGGACAGGGCGCTGGCGTGCTCGCGCTCGGGTGCAAGGGCGGGGGGCGGCTCGGGGGGCTTCACCACCGCCGGCTTCGGCTGCTCCTTCGCCAGGGCGGCGGGCGCGGGGCCACCGGCGGGGAGCTGTGCGAGCTGGCCGGCGTCGTAGGCCCGGCTGGCCGGCAGCACCGCCTGGGCGAACTCGCGGGACACGAGGCAGCGCCAGAAGCACAGCCAGGCGAGCCAGAAGCGTGCGAAGAACGACAGGGAGGCGGACGGGTCGGTCATCGACTCCGGATAACAAAGCCCGCCTGCTTTGCAATTCAGCAAATGGAGGGAAGTGCCCCAAATGCAAAGGGCCTCACGGTTTCCCGTGAGGCCCTTCGGTTCTTCATGGTGGAGGTGGACGGGATCGAACCGACGACCTTCGCATTGCGAACGCGACGCTCTCCCAACTGAGCTACACCCCCACAACCGGACTGCTGACTGCTCGTCTGCTGCGCCCCGGCGGCGTTGGGTCCGCCGAAGTGGAACGGGCTAGTACCGGACCCCTTTCATGCTGTCAAGCGCAAGGCGCAGCCAATAATTCCTGCGATTGACGTGCCGCGCAGCGGATGCCATAAAAACCCCTCGTTTCAGGCGTATCCTTCCCGCCCGCTTCAACGCCCCCGGTAATGTCTATCTCCCCCTCTAAGACGTTGAGCCCGGCAGAGCTCGCGAAGCTGGAGCACGCCTTCGCTTCCGATCCCTCGTCCGCCGCCTACAAACCCCTCGCCGAGGCGTACCTGAGCATGGGGCGCTTCATGGAGGCGATGGTCGTCTGCAAGAAGGGGGTGAAGGCGCATCCGAACGCCGCCGACCCGCGCCTGCTGCTCGCCCGCGTCTACGCGGAGCAGGGCAAGGACAAGAAGGCGCTGGAAGAGGCGCTCGGCGCGCTCAATGTGCAGCCCGAGGACAAGGCCGCGCTGCGGATGGCCGGCACCCTCCAGTTGAAGACGGGCGAGACGGAGCCCGGCAAGGCCAACCTGCTCAAGGCGTACGGCGCGGATCCGGGTGACCCGGAGACCGTGACGCTCCTGCAGCAGTACAAGATCGACCTGCCCCGGCCCGCGGCGCCCGCGCCCGTGGCCGCGCCCCCGGTGCTCACGCCGGCCGCGCCCCCGGCTCCGTCCGCCACCCAGCAGTCCGCCGCCGCCCTTGCGAGCGTCGCGGCGACGGGGGCCTCGCAGGCGGCGCCCTCCGCCACGGCCCGGGCCACTTCGGCCGCCGCTCCGCAGCAGCGCTCGTCGGGCGGTGCCAACGCGGCCCGCGCGGAAGCTCCGGCGCCCCGTCCCTCGCCGCAGCCGCGCCGCGCACCGGTGGTGGTGGAAGAGGTGGACGAGGACGAGGACGACGAGCCTTCGACGTCGCGCCGCCGCCCGGCCTCGGGTGGTCGCGGCGGGAAGATGGTGACGCTGGCGCTGCTGGTGGCCATCCCGCTGTTCGCCATCGGCTACGGCTGGTACTCGTCGCACGCGAAGGCGCGCGCCCGCGAGCTGAAGAAGACGCTGGACGTGGCCACCGAGCTGCTCAAGCGCGACTCGTTCGACAGCTACAAGAAGGCCTGTGAGGCGGCGGACAAGGCGCTGGAGGTGGACTCCGACTCCACCGTGGCGCACGGCTACCTGGCCTACGCGTACGCCATCCGCTGGGGTGAGCACGGCGGCGGCGACGACGCGCGCCGCAAGGCCGAGGAGCACCTGGCCGCGGGCAAGGCGGGCAAGGACGTCAGCTCGCACCTCATCGCCGCCGAGGCCCTCATCCAGACGTACGGGGGCAAGGGCAAGGAAGCGCTGGGCAAGCTCGAGGAGACGGTGAAGGGGCTGGACGCACAGGGCCGCTCCAGCTCGCTGCTCTACCTGACGCAGGGCCTCATCCAGATGAACGCCGGTGACCTGGAGCGCGGGCGGGACAGCCTGGAGCGCGCGCAGGTGCTGGCGCCGGACGACCCGCGCATCTACGCGGGGCTGGGCGCCGTGTACCGCCGCCTGGGCCAGGACAACACCGCCTGGAAGAACTACGACTTCGCCCTCCGGTACGAGAAGGACCACCCGGAGTCGCTGCTGGGCCGCGCGCTGCTGATGCTGGAGCAGGACTCGCCCAACTACGGGCTGGCCCACACCATGCTGAAGAAGCTGCTGGAGACCGACCCGCCGCCGTCGCCGCGCCAGCTGGCGGCCGCGCACCTGGCCCGCTCGCTGCTCATCAGCCGCGTGTCGGCGGAGATGGCGGCGCTGAAGCCGGATGTGCAGCAGAAGCTGTCCGAGGCCACCGGCGTGCCGCTGGACAAGGACAAGGCACGCGCGGAGATGCTCAAGAGCGAGGAGACCGGCTTCGCGCTCGACAAGCAGAACCCGGAGCTGCACCTCATCAAGGGCCGCCGGCTGCTGGCGGAGAACAACTTCGACGCGGCCGCCGAGGAGATTCGCAAGGCCATCCGCGTGGACGGCACGCGCGCCCAGTTCCACGTCGAGCTGGCCAAGGCCCTCATGGGCAAGCAGGGTGGCGAGAAGGAAGCCGCCGAGGCGCTCGTGACGGCCCTCAAGACGATGGGAGACAGCCCCAAGCTCGTCGTCATGCTGGGCAACGCCTACCGCCGCCAGGGCAAGCTGGACGAGGCCCTCACCCAGTACCAGCGCGCGGTGAAGGACCCCAAGGCGAAGAACCCCGAGGCGCGGCTGGCCATGGGCGCCATCTACCGCGAGCGCTCGGACTGGCCGAAGGCGCAGGAGCAGCTGGAGAAGGCGAGCCAGGAGTTCGTCGGCCAGGCCGACCGCGCGGCCATGGCCCTCACCGAGCTGGCGCGCGTCTACCAGGGCAAGGGTGACACGGCGAAGGCGGACGAGACGTACCAGCGCGCCCTCAACGCCGACGAGGGCTACAGCCCGGCCTACTACTTCTACGCCACCCTGCTGTCGAAGGACGCCAAGCAGGGCGCCAAGGCGAAGATGCTGGCCCAGGAGTACCTGAAGCGCGAGCCGAGCGGCGAGCATGTCAACGCCGCCCGCGCCCTGGCCGGGAGCTGAGACGACACGGGCCCTTTTCGGGCCCGCGTAGCGACAAGCGGGGCTGATGCGCGCGGGCAGCAGGACGCGTGGTCAGCCCCGTTGCCGTGGTTGAAGGCGCCCCCGGCGGGCGGTATGCCCCGGACGTTTGCTTTCCCGAACGCACCAGGAGACGGGGTCTGACGGCCTCTCGCGGCGGAGGGGCTGCCCGGCGGGCAGCCGTCCGCCGGTGGCATCTCCGGGCGCCGTGTCCTTGCCCACCCCCCGGTGGTGCCTGTATGGGAAGGCCGTTCCCGCGTCGGCAGCCCGCCTGTCGCGCCTTGCCCCGGAGTCTGTGTGAACGCGCGTGCCGAGTCCCTGTCGACGACCGCGTCCGACCTGATCTCCCTGACCAAGCCGCGGCTGTCCAGCCTGGTGCTCATCACCACGGCGGGCGGCATGTTCCTGGCGCCCGGTCCGCTGAGCACGGTGCGCGCGCTGGTGACGCTGCTGGCCACGGCCGGCACGGTGGGCGCGGCCAACGCGCTCAACTGCTACTGGGAGCGGCACAGCGACCAGTTCATGGCGCGCACCCGCAACCGGCCGCTGCCCTCGGGCCGGATGGAGCCGTCGGTGGCGCTGTGGTTCGGCATCTCCCTGGCGCTGGTGTCCCTGCCGGCGCTGGCCCTGGGCGCCAACCTGCTCACCGCGGGCCTGGGCCTCATCGCGCTGCTCAGC contains these protein-coding regions:
- a CDS encoding DUF2760 domain-containing protein, coding for MTDPSASLSFFARFWLAWLCFWRCLVSREFAQAVLPASRAYDAGQLAQLPAGGPAPAALAKEQPKPAVVKPPEPPPALAPEREHASALSLLGMLQREGRFVDFLQENVAAFSDAEVGAAARIVHEGCRKVVNQYLTLQPVLPQSEGDSVKVPAGFDAQRTRLTGNVAGQPPYTGTLRHHGWVTTEVKFPAVSPAMDPRVLAPAEVELA
- a CDS encoding tetratricopeptide repeat protein, translated to MSISPSKTLSPAELAKLEHAFASDPSSAAYKPLAEAYLSMGRFMEAMVVCKKGVKAHPNAADPRLLLARVYAEQGKDKKALEEALGALNVQPEDKAALRMAGTLQLKTGETEPGKANLLKAYGADPGDPETVTLLQQYKIDLPRPAAPAPVAAPPVLTPAAPPAPSATQQSAAALASVAATGASQAAPSATARATSAAAPQQRSSGGANAARAEAPAPRPSPQPRRAPVVVEEVDEDEDDEPSTSRRRPASGGRGGKMVTLALLVAIPLFAIGYGWYSSHAKARARELKKTLDVATELLKRDSFDSYKKACEAADKALEVDSDSTVAHGYLAYAYAIRWGEHGGGDDARRKAEEHLAAGKAGKDVSSHLIAAEALIQTYGGKGKEALGKLEETVKGLDAQGRSSSLLYLTQGLIQMNAGDLERGRDSLERAQVLAPDDPRIYAGLGAVYRRLGQDNTAWKNYDFALRYEKDHPESLLGRALLMLEQDSPNYGLAHTMLKKLLETDPPPSPRQLAAAHLARSLLISRVSAEMAALKPDVQQKLSEATGVPLDKDKARAEMLKSEETGFALDKQNPELHLIKGRRLLAENNFDAAAEEIRKAIRVDGTRAQFHVELAKALMGKQGGEKEAAEALVTALKTMGDSPKLVVMLGNAYRRQGKLDEALTQYQRAVKDPKAKNPEARLAMGAIYRERSDWPKAQEQLEKASQEFVGQADRAAMALTELARVYQGKGDTAKADETYQRALNADEGYSPAYYFYATLLSKDAKQGAKAKMLAQEYLKREPSGEHVNAARALAGS